Proteins co-encoded in one Callospermophilus lateralis isolate mCalLat2 chromosome 2, mCalLat2.hap1, whole genome shotgun sequence genomic window:
- the LOC143391710 gene encoding LOW QUALITY PROTEIN: olfactory receptor 4C11-like (The sequence of the model RefSeq protein was modified relative to this genomic sequence to represent the inferred CDS: inserted 1 base in 1 codon; substituted 1 base at 1 genomic stop codon) codes for MELNHSVNEFILFGLTQDILKEKIVFVVFLFLYLATLLANSLILMTIRFSRTLGSPMYFFLFYLSLADSCFSTSTAPRLMINAICGNKVTSYNECMTQIFVVHFFGFMANLVLILMAFDRYVAICKPLQYTIIMNQQVCGALVILTWVGSCIHSSAQLFLALKLPFCGPNVIDHYFCDLQPLLKLAXYGTXVINLLIVFNSGAICMVSFLILLISYTFILHSLSNKSAEGRRKALSTCISHIIVIILFFVPCIFTYTRPPIPFPMDKMVAVFYTIGTPFLNPLIYTLRNAEVKNATRKL; via the exons ATGGAGCTGAATCACAGTGTGAATGAGTTCATTCTATTTGGGTTAACACAGGATATTCTAAAGGAGAAAATAGTGTTTGTGGTCTTCTTGTTTCTCTATCTTGCAACTCTGTTGGCAAACTCACTCATTTTGATGACCATTCGGTTCAGCCGGACACTTGGGagtcccatgtacttcttccttttCTACTTATCCTTGGCTGATTCCTGCTTTTCAACAAGCACAGCCCCCAGATTGATGATCAATGCTATATGTGGGAACAAAGTCACCTCTTACAATGAGTGCATGACACAGATCTTTGTTGTTCACTTTTTTGGCTTCATGGCAAACTTGGTTCTCATCCTCATGGCCTTTGATCGCTATGTGGCCATTTGTAAGCCCCTGCAATACACAATCATCATGAACCAACAGGTCTGTGGTGCATTGGTGATTCTGACCTGGGTTGGTTCTTGTATTCATTCTTCAGCACAGCTTTTCCTGGCTTTGAAGTTACCCTTTTGTGGCCCCAATGTGATTGATCACTATTTCTGTGATTTGCAACCTTTGTTGAAACTTG TATATGGCACTTAAGTCATCAATCTACTCATAGTGTTTAATAGTGGGGCCATATGCATGGTGAGTTTCCTAATCCTTCTTATCTCCTACACTTTCATTTTACACTCTCTGAGCAATAAGAGTgctgaaggaagaaggaaagccCTCTCTACGTGCATCTCCCACATCATTGTGATCATCTTATTTTTTGTTCCATGTATATTCACATACACTCGCCCTCCAATCCCATTTCCAATGGACAAGATGGTGGCTGTCTTTTATACAATTGGGACACCCTTTCTCAATCCTCTGATTTACACTCTGAGGAACGCAGAAGTCAAAAATGCCACCAGAAAGTTATGA